TGGATGGGGTGTATCGATATCAAACAGGGAAATTGAGGTCATGTCAGCGCATCCAGAATTGTCGTTGTCATCGTCGCAAGGGCTGTGTCCGAATAGGGCTCTGCCACCCCATGTCCCCAGATCGGCCCAGGCCAGTTCGGGTCGGTTTCAAAGCGGGCAACGACATGAACATGGAGCTGGCGCACCACATTGCCAATGGCGGCGATGTTGATCTTGGTGGCGCCGGTCGCGGTTTTTAAGGCGGAGCCGACGTGCACCTGTTCGTGCAGCAGCTGGATCTGGTCGTCCTTGGAAAGCTCGAAAATCTCAGCGACATCATTGCGGCGCGGCACGAGGATCAGCCAGGGCCAGCGGCTATCCCTGGACAGGCGCAGGTCGCTTAACGGCAGCTGCAAGATTGACTGGCTGTCGCGCGCCAGCCGTTCATCGAGACGGAAAAGCTCCAAGATCGGTCTCCTCAAGGCTATTTTGTTTTTACGCATGCCTGACCGTAAAGCCGATATCCACTTTTACCGGAAAGGCGAACAGTTTTTTTGGTCCTCGGCTTGCAATTGCCGCCGGAATTGCCGATATGTCGCTCGGGAGGTTGGTGGTGGACGAGCCACTCGCCAACCGGGTCAGGTCCGGAAGGAAGCAGCCCTAACGAGCGCGGCACGGGTCATCGTGCCAGCCTCCCACCCTTCATGTTTATGGCCAGTCCTAATCAAGCGTGGCCGTATCCCGCCCGAAACGGGGAGACTGGCAGCGCGATGTCCGATCTGGAACCAACAGCACAAGCTGCTCCCGCGTCCGGCCAAGCCTCCGGTGCTTACCGGGTTCTGGCGCGCAAATATCGCCCCAAGGATTTCACGGACCTGATGGTCGGCCAGGAGCCGATGGTCCGCACCCTCACCAATGCGTTCGAGACGGGCCGGATTGCCCAGGCCTATATGCTGACAGGCGTGCGCGGGGTCGGCAAGACCACGACCGCCCGCATTCTCGCCCGTGCGCTGAACTACAAGACCACTGAGATTGACCGCCCGACCATCGACCTGAAAATCCCCGGCGAGCATTGCCAGGCGATCATGGAAGGCCGCCATGTCGATGTGATCGAGATGGATGCCGCCTCCCATACCGGTATCGACGACATCAGGGAAATCATCGAGCAGGTACGCTACCGCCCGGTATCGGCCCGCTACAAGGTCTATATTATCGACGAAGTGCATATGCTCTCCACCGCTGCCTTCAACGGTTTGTTGAAGACACTGGAAGAGCCGCCGGAACACGTCAAATTCATCTTCGCCACCACTGAAATCCGCAAGGTGCCGATCACGGTGCTGTCACGCTGCCAGCGCTTCGATCTGCGCCGCATCAGCGCTGGCGATCTCGTCGGGCTGTTTTCCACCATTCTCTCCAAGGAAAATATCGAGGCGGAAGACGAGGCGCTGGCAATGATCGCCCGTGCCGCCGAGGGTTCAGCCCGTGACGGACTTTCCTTGCTCGATCAAGCCATTGCCCATGGGGCAGGGCGGGTCGAAGCAGATGCCGTGCGCTCCATGCTGGGTCTGGCCGACCGCGCCCGGGTGGTCGATCTGTTTGGCCATATCGTGCTCGGCGATGTCGCCGCAGCGCTTTCGGAATTCAACAGCCAATATGAAGCCGGCGCCAGCCCAAGCGTGGTGCTGACAGATCTTGCTGATTTTACCCATCTGGTGACGCGGCTGAAATATGTACCCAATGGTGCCAATGACCCGTCGCTGAGTGAAGTCGAGCGGGTGCGGGGGGCGGACTACGCCGAGAGCGTTGCCGTCACCACGCTGTCGCGCATCTGGCAAATGTTGCTCAAGGGCATTCCCGAGGTGGAAAACGCCTCCCGTCAGGCCGGTGCCGCCGAAATGGTGCTGATCCGGCTGGCCCATGCCGCCCATCTGCCGTCGCCGGAAGAAGCGGCGCGCCGCCTGCTGGACATGGCACAGGATGGCGGGGGTGCCCCGCAGGGGACCAGTCCCAGAGGCGGTAATGGCGGTGGCGCATCGGCCAGCTATGGCGGGCAGGCGGTGGCGCGGGCGTCGAGCGATCCGGCCCCACGTGCATTAGGCCAGACCCAGCCGACCGCGCATTTGCAGGTGGTTCCCAAGGCATCACCGTCGCCTGACATTGCCGCCCGCCCGGAGACAAAACCTGAGATCCAACCGGATGTGCCCGAGCCCAAGGTTCCCGTGCGGTCGCTGGATGACATCGTCCATCTCTGCACTGCAAACCGCGATCCGAAGCTGAAAGCTTTGACCCGCGCCTATGTGCGGCTGGTCAAGCTGGAAAACGGCCGGCTGGAGATTAATCTGCCGCCGGAGGCACCGAAATCGCTGGTTGGTGATCTGCAAAAGCGGCTGGAGGAATGGACCGATATCCGCTGGATGGTCATCCTCAGCCGCGAGCCGGGGGAAAAGACCCTGGCCGAGCAGGAAAAGAGCGATCACGAAGCGCGGATGACCGATGCAGCCGCCGATCCGGATGTGATGGCGATCCTGTCGCGCTTTCCCGGTGCGAAAATCACCGACGTGCGCATCCGAACCGTCACGGAGGAAGAGGACGAGGCCCTGCCGCCGCCAGCGGCCGCCGAATCCGCCGAGGGCGATATTCTTCCTGGAGACGATATCGAGTTTTAGAGTTTAGCCGGCTTATCATCTGTCGCGGAAGCGTGAAACCGCTGCGCGTCTGACAGACGAAGCCAAGAACAACGGACTATATTAAAGGAGGCAGGTCATATGCGCGACATCATGGGCATGATGGGCAAGGTCAAGGAAATGCAGGCCAAGATGGAGAAGATGCAGGAAGAGATTGCATCGCTTCAGGTCGAGGGAAAATCCGGCGGCGGATTGGTGACGGTGACGATGACCGGCAAGGGTGAGTTGAAGGGACTGAAGATTGATCCGTCGCTCTTTAAGGAAGACGACGTGGAAATTCTCGAAGACCTGATCGTCGCGGCCCACAAGGACGCCAAGGACAAGGCCGAGGCCATCGCTGCCGAAAAAACCAAGGACATGACCGCTGGCTTGCCGATCCCGCCCGGTTTCAAGCTGCCGTTTTAAGTTGGTCGCGACAGTTCCGAATTCGTAAAGGCGAGGTCATTCCTCGCCTTTTTCCGTCTTGCCATTAGTGCGGTCGACATGACCGAGATCCTTGCCGGGTTCGATCACATCACGCACCCGCTGTTTCAATTCCTTTGGCCCCGGAAATCCGCCGTCGCGCTTGCGTTCCCAGATCAGCGCACCATTGACGCGGATCTCGAAATTGCCGCCGGTGCCAGGAATCAGGCCCACTTCGCCTAGGCTATCGCCAAAGGTTTGCAAGAGTTCCTGTGCCATCCAGGCGGCGCGCAGCAACCAATTGCATTGGGTGCAGTAGAGAATGGTTATTTTCGGCTTATCGGTCTCAGGTTCAGTGGTCATGGGGACAAGGCTCTCGGTGTTTCGCATAGGTCGCGTTGGCGCATAAATACAGTATAAGTGAAATTGAATTTGAATCTTTCCCGGTGTAGGCTGGGCAGTGATAGTCTTAGAGTTTGCCTTAAGAAAAGTGAAATCCGTAGAAATGTACAGCACCGGCTTGGGAGGGCAGAATGTACAAATTTGAAGTTTATAAAGACAAGGCAGGCGAATTCCGGTTTCGGTTCAAGGCGTCGAATGGCGAAACAATGTTCAGCTCTGAAGGCTACAAGGCAAAAGCCTCGGTGATGAGCGCGATTGCCTCCATTCAGAAAAATGCGCCTGAGGCAAAGATCGAAGACCAGACCACGGCAACTGTCTGATAAGGCGTGATCGGCGTGGCCAAATTGCCTCGCCGATGTGCCCAAGCTCTTATAGAGAGCCCACACGCTTGTAGAAAATCGTCGTATCGCAGAAGCGCCCGTCGGGAAACAGCGCATAATCCGGCACGACACCAGCCCGCTTCCAGCCGAGTTTATCGTAAATTGCTTCAGCCGGTTCGCCGGTCGCTGTATCCAGTACGATCAATGTCTTGCCTGCGCGGGCGGCCTGATGCTGCGACGCCTCCATCAGTTGGCGCGCGAGACCAAGTCCACGGGCAGAGCGATGCACCAGCAATTTTTTGAGATCGGCACGGTGCGGCTGGTTGGGCGGCTGTTTCAGGCCGATCTGTACCGTACCCACCACGGTTCCCTGATGTTCTGCCACCAGCAGCAGGCTATCACCCGCCTCGACAGCATTGGCGACGCCCTCCCAAAAGGGCCTAGCCGTTTCAAGGTCGAAGGGCAGCATGAAACCCACCGATGCGCCGCCATTGACGCAATCGGAGAGAATCTCACAGAGGTCGGGAATCGCTTCACGGGCGTCAGAGGCGTTTAGCAGCCGAATTGCAGTCATGGTCATTTCCTTCGAATCAGCGGCCAAGATCGATGATCACGCCATAGCGGGCAGGGCGGTCCGTGGGGTTATGGAAGGCGTGGACCTCGCCGATATCCATATAAAGACAGTCGCCCGGCTCCAGCCGGTGAACGGTATCGCCGACGGTCAGCTCGATAGTGCCTTCGAACAACCAGACATGTTGCCATTGCCTGCTGCTGGGATGGGGGCTGGCAGGCTGCGCGGAAAATTGGACACGCGCGCCCGGCGGCAGTTCCACCTCCACCACATCGACCCGCGCACCGGTGCCGGGTGCGGAAACGGCGCGGCGCAGATAGCCGGTTTCGGGGTCTTGCCACACTGGCTGGTCGGCGTGGCGCATCAAGGGTGAGCCATGATTGGGTTCGGCAAAAAATATCGAAAGCGATTGACCCAGCGCCGAGCATAGCCGTGCCAACAGGGTGGCGGTCGGGCTGGCTTCAGCGCGCTCGATACGGGAAATCATGGCCCGGCTGACGCCGGAGAGATCCGCCAACTGGTCGAGTGTCAGACCGCGTGCTGTGCGGATCGCTTTTAGTCTGGCTGCAATGGCGAGAGTGAGGGTATCAGGCGTATTTTCCATGATATAAGAAATATAGTATCTTATAGTGGAGTCAATAACCTTTCTCGTGCGGCTCACAGCAGCAAAATCACGTTTTATCAACAAGCCTCTTGCATGTCGCCCAACTCCCGGCCTTTTTCGCGTGCCAAGAGAGCGTATGATTCGCACGACAGGACGAGTCGAGCACAACCCCAAGGAGACAGACGTGATTGAGATCAGAAAACCGCAAATCGAGGAAATGCGGCCGAAGATTACCGTCATCGGGGTTGGTGGTGGGGGCGGCAATGCCGTCAACAACATGATCAACGAAGGCCTGCAAGGCGTCGATTTCATTGCCGCCAATACCGATGCCCAGGCGCTGACCATGTCGAGAGCCCCGCGCCTCATTCAGCTTGGTGCCGAAATGACCGAGGGTCTCGGTGCCGGTTCGGTGCCGGAAACCGGACGGATGGCCGCAGAAGAATCCCTGCATGAAGTGATGGATCACCTGGCCGGTACGCATATGTGCTTCGTCACTGCCGGCATGGGCGGCGGCACGGGGACAGGTGCAGCGCCGGTGATTGCGCGTGCGGCCCGTGAGGCCGGTATTCTGACGGTCGGTGTCGTCACCAAGCCCTTCAGCTTTGAAGGTCGCCGCCGGATGCAGGCTGCCGAAGAAGGCATCGAGCGGCTGCGTGAAGCTGCCGATACCGTTATCGTCATCCCCAACCAGAACCTGTTTCGCATTGCCGATGCCAAGACCACCTTTGCCGATGCTTTCGTGATTGCCGACAAGGTGCTGTTTTCGGGCGTGTCCTGCATTACCGACCTGATCGTCAAGGAAGGCCTGATCAATCTGGACTTCGCCGACGTGAAATCCGTCATGAAGGGCATGGGCCGGGCGATGATGGGGACCGGCGAGGCGACCGGCGACAGCCGCGCCATGAAGGCGGCGGAAGCGGCGATTGCCAATCCGCTGCTGGACGAAGTGTCGATGCGCGGCGCGCGCGGCGTGCTGATCTCGATTTCCGGCGGCATGGACATGACGCTGTTCGAGGTCGATGAGGCCGCTACCCGTATCCGCGATGAGGTCTATGACGAGGCCGATATCGTCGTCGGCGCGATCTTCGACAAGGAACTGGACGGTACTTTCCGAGTGTCGGTGGTCGCCACCGGGCTTGGCGAAGAGGGCGACCATCAGCAGGCACGCTGATTTCGCCCGGCCTTTGTCAAAATTATCCTTCAAATGCCCCGCATTTCCGCTTTGCGGCATGCGGGCGCGCTGCTATATGCGCAGGCCATGAGCACACAGAACCGCACGCCTCTCGACCATATCCGCAACTTTTCCATCGTCGCCCATATCGACCATGGAAAATCGACGCTGGCCGACCGCCTGATCCAGAATACCGGCGGCCTTGCCGAACGGGAAATGTCGGAACAGGTGCTCGACAGCATGGACATCGAGCGCGAGCGCGGCATCACCATTAAGGCCCAGACCGTGCGTCTGCATTACAAGGCCAATAATGGTGAAACCTATGTGCTGAACCTGATCGACACGCCCGGCCATGTGGACTTCGCCTATGAAGTCTCGCGGTCGCTGTCGGCCTGCGAAGGTTCGCTGCTGGTGGTGGATGCGTCCCAGGGCGTTGAAGCCCAGACGCTGGCCAATGTCTATCAGGCCATCGACAACAATCATGAGATCGTCACCGTTCTCAACAAGATCGACTTGCCTGCCGCCGAACCGGACCGGATCAAGGAGCAGATTGAGGAAGTCATCGGCATCGATGCCTCCGAAGCCGTGCTGATTTCGGCCAAGACCGGGCTTGGTATTCCCGACGTCTTGGAAGCGATCGTTCACAAGTTGCCCGCGCCGAAAAGCGCGCTGGGCGACAAGGGGCCGCTGAAAGCGCTGCTGGTCGATAGCTGGTACGATACCTATCTCGGCGTCATGGTTCTGGTGCGCGTTATCGATGGCGTGCTGACCAAGGGCCAGACTATCCGGATGATGGGGACGGATGCCAAATACCAGGTAGAGCGCGTTGGCGTGCTGACGCCGAAAATGGTCGCCATGGACAGTCTCGGTCCCGGCGAAATCGGTTTCTTCACCGGTTCGATCAAAGAAGTGGCCGATACCCGCGTCGGCGATACCATTACCGAAGACAAGCGTCCGACGGAAACGATGCTGCCCGGCTTCAAACCTGCCCAGCCGGTGGTGTTCTGTGGGTTGTTCCCGGTTGACGCCGCCGATTTCGAGGATCTTCGTGCTGCGATGGGCAAGCTGCGTCTCAATGATGCCAGCTTCTCTTTTGAGATGGAAAGCTCGGCGGCTCTCGGCTTCGGCTTCCGCTGTGGCTTCCTTGGCCTGTTGCATCTGGAAATCATCCAGGAGCGGCTTGAGCGTGAATTCGATCTCGACCTGATCGCCACGGCCCCTTCGGTTGTCTACAAGCTGTTCATGACCGATGGCAGCGAGCGTGAGCTGCACAATCCCGCCGATATGCCTGACGTGGTGAAGATCTCCGAGATCCACGAGCCCTGGATCAAGGCGACGATCTTGACGCCGGACGATTATCTCGGCGGCATCCTGAAGCTTTGCCAGGACCGGCGCGGCATCCAGACCGAACTCACTTACGTGGGCAAGCGGGCCATGCTGACCTATGAGCTGCCACTCAACGAAGTGGTGTTCGATTTCTACGACAGATTGAAATCGATTTCCAAGGGCTATGCCTCGTTCGATTACCATCTGGATGGCCACAAGGAAGGCAATCTCGTCAAGATGTCGATCCTCGTCAATGGCGAGCCGGTCGATGCATTGTCGATGATGGTTCACCGCATGGCAGCTGAAAAGCGTGGCCGTGACATGTGCGAAAAGCTCAAGGACCTGATCCCCAAGCACATGTTCAAGATCCCGATCCAGGCCGCTATCGGCAGCAATGTCATCGCCCGCGAAACCATTTCGGCGCTGCGCAAGGACGTGACCGCCAAGTGCTACGGTGGCGATGCCAGCCGCAAGCGCAAGCTGCTGGACAAGCAGAAGGCCGGCAAGAAGCGGATGCGCCAGTTCGGCAAGGTCGAAATCCCGCAGGAAGCGTTTATTGCCGCTCTGAAAATGAGCGACGAATAAGCGGTCTCGATGATCTGATGCTATATCAATGCAAAAGGCGGAAAACCGGGAGGTTTTCCGCCTTTTTTGTGAGAAAAATCTGCACTCAGCTATGGGCGAAAATATCGGTCTCTTCCCAGCCCAGCAGGTCCAGTTTGGCCCGGGTCGGCAGGAACTCGAAGCAGGCGGTGGCGTGGTCCATGCGGCCATCGCGCACCAGCCGGGCGGTTAGCTTGTCGCGCAGCGCATGCAGATAGAGCACGTCGGAGGCGGCATATTCGAGCTGCGCCGGAGACAGCGTTTCTGCCGCCCAGTCGGAGGATTGCTGGGCCTTGGACACATCCACATCCAGCATTTCCTTGAGGTTGTCCTTTAGTCCATGCCGGTCGGTATAGGTGCGCGACAGACGCGAGGCGATCTTCGTGCAGAACACCGGCGTGGTGGTGACACCAAACGTATGGAACAGCACGGCGATGTCGAACCGGCCATAATGGAAGATTTTTTCCCGGGTCGGGTCTTCCAGCAGGGCGGTCAGGTTGGGCGCCTGGCGCTGGCCCGGCGCAATGCGAATGACGTCGGCTGTGCCGTCACCCGGCGAAAGCTGCACCACGCAGAGCCGGTCGCGGCGGGGGATAAGCCCCAGCGTTTCGGTGTCGATGGCGATGGCGCGGGTATAGCGCGCCGCGTCTTCGCTGCTGATATCACCTTCATGGTAGCGAATGGTGGAAGCCATGCCTGTCTCCTGCTGTCTCTTTGGTCTTTGTGCGGCCTATAACGGAAACAGCCGTGCAGCGATACCGAATATCAAGAACCACGCCTGAAATCATCACGTCACAGTTTCGGATTGCTCACCGGTCCTTCGTCGCAAAGCTCGGTATAGGCCAAGGTCTGGTCCAGATGCTCGGCGCGAAGCGACAGCAGCTTTTCGGCATAATGCAGCCTTATCGCACCATATGCCGGGTCCTCTGCTAGGTTGGTCAACTCGCCCGGGTCAGCCTGAAGATCGAACAGCAGCGGTGGCAGTCCGGCAAAATGCACATATTTGAATTTTTCGTCACGGATCACGGCGAGATTGCACTGGCTGGATTTCAGACCGAGGGCATTCTCCGTGGAATTTGTCACCACATCCCGGAAATCGAATTCCCAGAATGCGTGGTCCCGCCAGTTATCGGGTTGTGTGCCGCCAAGAAACGGCAATAGGGAGCCGCCGTCCTGATGATTGAGAGGGCTGACGCCCATTCGGTCCAGCAGCGTCGGCATCAGGTCGGCGGCGCTGGTGAAGGCTTCCACCACTTGCCCGTGGGTGCTAGTGTTCGCCGGATCGCGGATCACCAGTGGAATGTGATAGCTGCCATCATAGGCGCCGCCCTTGCCCAGCATCCAGTGGTCGCCCAGCATTTCGGCATGGTCGGAGGTGAAGACAATGATTGTGTCGTCCCAGGTGCCGCTGTCTTTCAGGGCATCGACGATCCGGCCAAATTGGGCATCGACCTCGGCGATCATGCCGTAATAGGTGGCGCGGATTACGTCGATCTGTTCTGAACTCCAGTCGCAGACGCGGCCTTCGGCGCCGGCAATGAAAGAGGATTGAGGCAGCTGCGGCAGCATCAGCTCTGCCAGTGGATGCACGGCCATTTCCGCTTCCAGCGTCG
The Allorhizobium ampelinum S4 genome window above contains:
- a CDS encoding DNA polymerase III subunit gamma/tau, which produces MSDLEPTAQAAPASGQASGAYRVLARKYRPKDFTDLMVGQEPMVRTLTNAFETGRIAQAYMLTGVRGVGKTTTARILARALNYKTTEIDRPTIDLKIPGEHCQAIMEGRHVDVIEMDAASHTGIDDIREIIEQVRYRPVSARYKVYIIDEVHMLSTAAFNGLLKTLEEPPEHVKFIFATTEIRKVPITVLSRCQRFDLRRISAGDLVGLFSTILSKENIEAEDEALAMIARAAEGSARDGLSLLDQAIAHGAGRVEADAVRSMLGLADRARVVDLFGHIVLGDVAAALSEFNSQYEAGASPSVVLTDLADFTHLVTRLKYVPNGANDPSLSEVERVRGADYAESVAVTTLSRIWQMLLKGIPEVENASRQAGAAEMVLIRLAHAAHLPSPEEAARRLLDMAQDGGGAPQGTSPRGGNGGGASASYGGQAVARASSDPAPRALGQTQPTAHLQVVPKASPSPDIAARPETKPEIQPDVPEPKVPVRSLDDIVHLCTANRDPKLKALTRAYVRLVKLENGRLEINLPPEAPKSLVGDLQKRLEEWTDIRWMVILSREPGEKTLAEQEKSDHEARMTDAAADPDVMAILSRFPGAKITDVRIRTVTEEEDEALPPPAAAESAEGDILPGDDIEF
- a CDS encoding HIT family protein, with amino-acid sequence MELFRLDERLARDSQSILQLPLSDLRLSRDSRWPWLILVPRRNDVAEIFELSKDDQIQLLHEQVHVGSALKTATGATKINIAAIGNVVRQLHVHVVARFETDPNWPGPIWGHGVAEPYSDTALATMTTTILDALT
- a CDS encoding GNAT family N-acetyltransferase, with the translated sequence MTAIRLLNASDAREAIPDLCEILSDCVNGGASVGFMLPFDLETARPFWEGVANAVEAGDSLLLVAEHQGTVVGTVQIGLKQPPNQPHRADLKKLLVHRSARGLGLARQLMEASQHQAARAGKTLIVLDTATGEPAEAIYDKLGWKRAGVVPDYALFPDGRFCDTTIFYKRVGSL
- a CDS encoding alkaline phosphatase family protein, whose translation is MQKKPNILLITADQWRGDCLSAVGHPVVQTPNVDRLAAEGLLFHRHFAAAAPCSPARAAIYTGLYQMNNRVCRNGSPLDARFDTVALAARRAGYDPTLFGYTDVSLDPRHLPPADPHLTSYEGVLPGFTVGQLLLEDDRQWLSWLKTRRGGVRPGRELHQTGQERPVQPNQEPPAYSAEETPTAFLAEAFLNWREEQTRPWFAHISFLRPHPPFCVPKPYNRMFTPGNGPKPVRHPTLEAEMAVHPLAELMLPQLPQSSFIAGAEGRVCDWSSEQIDVIRATYYGMIAEVDAQFGRIVDALKDSGTWDDTIIVFTSDHAEMLGDHWMLGKGGAYDGSYHIPLVIRDPANTSTHGQVVEAFTSAADLMPTLLDRMGVSPLNHQDGGSLLPFLGGTQPDNWRDHAFWEFDFRDVVTNSTENALGLKSSQCNLAVIRDEKFKYVHFAGLPPLLFDLQADPGELTNLAEDPAYGAIRLHYAEKLLSLRAEHLDQTLAYTELCDEGPVSNPKL
- a CDS encoding helix-turn-helix domain-containing protein, giving the protein MENTPDTLTLAIAARLKAIRTARGLTLDQLADLSGVSRAMISRIERAEASPTATLLARLCSALGQSLSIFFAEPNHGSPLMRHADQPVWQDPETGYLRRAVSAPGTGARVDVVEVELPPGARVQFSAQPASPHPSSRQWQHVWLFEGTIELTVGDTVHRLEPGDCLYMDIGEVHAFHNPTDRPARYGVIIDLGR
- the lepA gene encoding translation elongation factor 4 produces the protein MSTQNRTPLDHIRNFSIVAHIDHGKSTLADRLIQNTGGLAEREMSEQVLDSMDIERERGITIKAQTVRLHYKANNGETYVLNLIDTPGHVDFAYEVSRSLSACEGSLLVVDASQGVEAQTLANVYQAIDNNHEIVTVLNKIDLPAAEPDRIKEQIEEVIGIDASEAVLISAKTGLGIPDVLEAIVHKLPAPKSALGDKGPLKALLVDSWYDTYLGVMVLVRVIDGVLTKGQTIRMMGTDAKYQVERVGVLTPKMVAMDSLGPGEIGFFTGSIKEVADTRVGDTITEDKRPTETMLPGFKPAQPVVFCGLFPVDAADFEDLRAAMGKLRLNDASFSFEMESSAALGFGFRCGFLGLLHLEIIQERLEREFDLDLIATAPSVVYKLFMTDGSERELHNPADMPDVVKISEIHEPWIKATILTPDDYLGGILKLCQDRRGIQTELTYVGKRAMLTYELPLNEVVFDFYDRLKSISKGYASFDYHLDGHKEGNLVKMSILVNGEPVDALSMMVHRMAAEKRGRDMCEKLKDLIPKHMFKIPIQAAIGSNVIARETISALRKDVTAKCYGGDASRKRKLLDKQKAGKKRMRQFGKVEIPQEAFIAALKMSDE
- a CDS encoding YbaB/EbfC family nucleoid-associated protein translates to MRDIMGMMGKVKEMQAKMEKMQEEIASLQVEGKSGGGLVTVTMTGKGELKGLKIDPSLFKEDDVEILEDLIVAAHKDAKDKAEAIAAEKTKDMTAGLPIPPGFKLPF
- a CDS encoding SelT/SelW/SelH family protein, with product MTTEPETDKPKITILYCTQCNWLLRAAWMAQELLQTFGDSLGEVGLIPGTGGNFEIRVNGALIWERKRDGGFPGPKELKQRVRDVIEPGKDLGHVDRTNGKTEKGEE
- a CDS encoding YegP family protein; amino-acid sequence: MYKFEVYKDKAGEFRFRFKASNGETMFSSEGYKAKASVMSAIASIQKNAPEAKIEDQTTATV
- a CDS encoding ribonuclease D, whose product is MASTIRYHEGDISSEDAARYTRAIAIDTETLGLIPRRDRLCVVQLSPGDGTADVIRIAPGQRQAPNLTALLEDPTREKIFHYGRFDIAVLFHTFGVTTTPVFCTKIASRLSRTYTDRHGLKDNLKEMLDVDVSKAQQSSDWAAETLSPAQLEYAASDVLYLHALRDKLTARLVRDGRMDHATACFEFLPTRAKLDLLGWEETDIFAHS
- the ftsZ gene encoding cell division protein FtsZ; this encodes MIEIRKPQIEEMRPKITVIGVGGGGGNAVNNMINEGLQGVDFIAANTDAQALTMSRAPRLIQLGAEMTEGLGAGSVPETGRMAAEESLHEVMDHLAGTHMCFVTAGMGGGTGTGAAPVIARAAREAGILTVGVVTKPFSFEGRRRMQAAEEGIERLREAADTVIVIPNQNLFRIADAKTTFADAFVIADKVLFSGVSCITDLIVKEGLINLDFADVKSVMKGMGRAMMGTGEATGDSRAMKAAEAAIANPLLDEVSMRGARGVLISISGGMDMTLFEVDEAATRIRDEVYDEADIVVGAIFDKELDGTFRVSVVATGLGEEGDHQQAR